One genomic region from Fictibacillus marinisediminis encodes:
- the hpf gene encoding ribosome hibernation-promoting factor, HPF/YfiA family → MQYNIRGENIEVTPALREYVEKKVAKLQRYFNETPNTDAHVNLKVYNNDQSVEVTIPMTGLLLRAEESHTDMYAAIDLVIEKLERQIRKHKTKVNRRSKQNGGIHEMIANSADATTTLVIDDEEEDEFEIVREKRFDLKPMDTEEAILQMDLLGHNFFVYNHAETGTTNVVYKRRDGRYGLISPE, encoded by the coding sequence ATGCAATATAACATTCGTGGAGAAAACATTGAGGTGACTCCAGCTTTAAGGGAGTATGTGGAAAAGAAAGTTGCTAAACTTCAACGCTATTTTAACGAAACTCCGAACACTGACGCGCATGTCAACTTAAAGGTCTATAACAATGACCAATCTGTTGAGGTGACCATCCCTATGACAGGGTTGCTGCTCCGTGCTGAGGAAAGTCATACGGATATGTATGCTGCAATCGACCTCGTGATTGAAAAACTAGAGCGTCAGATTCGTAAACATAAAACGAAGGTGAACCGCCGTTCCAAACAAAACGGAGGCATTCATGAAATGATTGCCAACAGTGCAGATGCAACAACAACTTTAGTCATTGATGACGAAGAGGAAGACGAGTTTGAAATCGTCCGTGAAAAACGATTTGATTTAAAACCGATGGATACTGAAGAAGCCATCTTACAGATGGATCTGCTGGGCCACAACTTTTTCGTATATAATCATGCGGAAACCGGTACTACAAACGTGGTGTACAAACGCAGAGATGGAAGATATGGCTTGATCAGCCCAGAATAA